The DNA window tacggcATCTGGGGAAAAACAatccaacaacaaaacaaaaacaaacttttatgtatttatgccttattttctcattttttctcTCTCAACTATATATGGTAACACAatcgtaaaggtgactataggggtgttattttatatctggAGATCTCTAATATTGAAACCGTATTTAGAACATtgtaatcaggttttctatgacataactacagaaatattccatttattaatacgAAATCCTactcagaaattcacttatcacagtcgggtctgtaACGAGGGATGACTAATGAATTTAATTTCTGATACTTTTTGATGGTGCCGCCAAAGTTACTTGATTAGTGTTCTGTTTGACtggaaattaattattttttctctctGTAGCaggccaaaaaaattaaattaaaatgaaataaagtattttcaaacataaaaacggCAAATGAAGTAACTACATaaactaaaatccaaatatcaagccaccgcaggaagtacggcatctgggaaaaaaaatctaacaacaAACTTTTATCGTatttatggcttattttctcattttttctcTGGTAACACAatcgtaaaggtgactataggggtgttattttatatctggaggtctctaatgttaaaaccgtatttagaacattgtaatcaggttttctataaCAACAGAAATACTCcattaattaatacaaaattCTACCcctcagaaattcacttatcacagtcgggtctgtaACGAGGGATGACTAATGAATTTAATTTCTGATACTTTTTGACGGTGCTGCCAAAGTTACTTGATTAGTGTTCCGTTTGACTGGAAATAATTTTTTCTCTCTGTAGCAggccaaaaaaattacattaaaattaaataaagtattttcaaacataaaaacggCAAATGAAGtaactaaataaactaaaatccaaatatcaagccaccacaggaagtacggcatgtggcaaaaaaaaatcttaacaaCAAACTTTTATCGTatttatgccttattttctcattttttctcTCTCAACTATATATGGTAACGCAatcgtaaaggtgactataggggtgttattttatatctggaggtctctaatgttaaaaccgtatttagaacattgtaatcaggttttctatgacataactacagaaatattccatttattaatacgAAATCCTactcagaaattcacttatcacagtcaggtctgtaACGAGGGATGACGGTAACGAATTTAATTTCTGATACTTTTTGATGGTGCAGCCAAAGTTACTTGATTGGTGTTCCGTTTGACtggaaatgaatgattttttgtcTCTGTAGCAGGCCAACGAGGCCCTCCATCACCAGCATCAAGTAGCCGCCAACAGCCTCTTGCCTTTGCTCAATTCTGGAACGGAGCCACCTGATCAAAAACCGGTGCTGCCCATACCGTTGGATCAGAAACCGCCGGTCAGCGCTGCAGAACTTCTCAAAGACAATGTGGCCAGCGGGACCGGGGGAGgaggtggtggcggcggcggacCTCCACTGGCGGTGATCAAAAAGGAACCTAAATCAAAGACGCCCTTCATTTGCGGCTACTGCAACAAGGCTTTCCGGGACAGCTACCACTTGCGGCGGCACGAGTCGTGCCACACCGGCATTAAGATGGTCTCGCGACCGAAGAAGACACAAAGCGCTCCCACCATGGTGCCGCTCATAGCCACGGTACCGCGCGAAAACAGCGGAAACTCTTCATACATAACTACTGTAGCCGGCATCCTGACCACAGCCACCACGTCGACGGCAACGGGCACGAGCATCATGACTCCGATGCAGCACCAACAGCAGCAGAGCATCCCTAAGAAACCCTCCAAACCCGTGAAAAAGAATCACGGATGCGATATGTGCGGAAAGGCCTTCCGAGATGTTTACCACCTCAACCGGCACAAGCTGTCGCACTCGGATGAGAAGCCCTTCGAGTGTCCCATCTGCCACCAGAGGTTCAAGAGGAAGGATCGGATGACGTATCACGCGCGCTCCCATGACGGCGGCGTCCACAAGCCTTACATTTGTTCTGTATGCGGGAAAGGATTCTCCAGGTATGTACCATATGATGAAAGGTCaaaatcaggggtctccagtTCAGTGGGACTGACGTGTTTTTTGACTGAAAATACAAAAGTCAGtcaccacgtttacatgagtttttctctttccgaaaacaatggtatccatggaaaggaatattccaatctcttgtctacatgcgccgctataatcaaccagaatagtcaatggggcatgcccagtaaaacgtaaacaccaacatcacgtgataccgacttcctggagtttttcttccacttgttggaataactccgtattgccagtttttccttcgtccagtcttggaatttagttggaatcaaaaacaaactttccttagcaactaaaaactaaaatttcttaaaatgtataaaatgaaagttaaaatgtgaatggtatgacagcaaaaacatgttttttgaggaatacctggaatatgaaatgataaaaaaaattaattatgaagatattccaagaaaacaacctgaccgggtcatttttgacccacttatggaaggttggggtagtaacacaaaaactaaaatttcttaaaatgtataaaaaataagttaaaaatgtgaacggcatgatatcaaaaacaggtttttttgaagaatacctggaatatgaaatgataaaaaattttcattacgaagatatttcaagaaaacaacctgaccgggtcatttttgacccacttatggaagatttcttaaaatttcttaaaatgtataaaagttgagttaaaaatgtgaatggcatgatatcaaaaacatgttttttgaggaatacctggaatatgaaatgataaaaaattttcattatgaagatatttcaagaaaacaacctgaccgggtcatttttgacccacttatggaaggttggggtagtaacacaaaaactacaatttcttaaaatgtaagttaaaaatgtgaatggcatgatatcaaaaacatgttttttgaagaatatctagaatatgaaatgataaaaaattttcattatgaagatatttcaagaaaacaacctgaccgggtcatttttgacccacttatggaaggttggggtagtaacacaaaaactaaaatttcttaaaatgtgtaaaaggaaagttaaaaatgtgaatgacatgatatcaaaaacatgttttttgaagaatacctggaatatgaaatgacaaaaaatgttcattacaaagatatttcaagaaaacaacctgaccgggtcatttttgacccacttatggaaggttggggtagtaacacaaaaactaaaatttcttaaaatgtataaaatgtaagttaaaaatgtgaatggtatgatatcaaaaacatgttttttgaggaatacatagaatatgaaataacaaatttttcattatgaagatatttcaagaaaacaacctgaccgggtcatttttgacccacttatggaaggttggggtagtaacacaaaaacaaaaattcttaaaatgtataaaaggtaagttaaaaatgtgaatggcatgatatcaaaaacttgttttttgaggaatacctggaatataaaatgattaaaaaaaattcattatgaagatatttcaagaaaacaacctgaccgggtcatttttgacccacttatggaaggttggggtagtaacacaaaaactaaaatttcttaaaatgtataaaaggtaagttaaaaatgtgaatggcatgatatcaaaaacatgttttttgaagaatatctagaatatgaaatgataaaaaaatttcattatgaagatatttcaagaaaacaacctgaccgggtcatttttgacccacttatggaagatttcttaaaatttcttaaaatgtataaaagttgagttaaaaatgtgaatggcatgatatcaaaaacatgttttttgaggaatacctggaatataaaatgattaaaaaaaaattcattatgaagatatttcaagaaaacaacctgaccgggtcatttttgacccacttatggaagatttcttaaaatttcttaaaatgtataaaagttgagttaaaaatgtcaatgacatgatatcaaaaacatgttttttgaagaatacctggaatatgaaatgataaaaaaattttcattacaaagatatttcaagaaaacaacctgaccgggtcatttttgacccacttatggaaggttggggtagtaacacaaaaactacaatttcttaaaatgtataaaatgaaagttaaaaatgtgaatggtatgacagcaaaaacatgttttttgaggaatacctggaatatgaaattataacaaattttcattacgaagatatttcaagaaaacaacctgaccgggtcatttttgacccacttatggaaggttggggtagtaacacaaaaactaaaatttcttaaaatgtataaaagataagttaaaaatgtgaatggtatgatagcaaaaacatgt is part of the Doryrhamphus excisus isolate RoL2022-K1 chromosome 8, RoL_Dexc_1.0, whole genome shotgun sequence genome and encodes:
- the vezf1b gene encoding vascular endothelial zinc finger 1b isoform X3, which produces MEPSWSTFLFQQANEALHHQHQVAANSLLPLLNSGTEPPDQKPVLPIPLDQKPPVSAAELLKDNVASGTGGGGGGGGGPPLAVIKKEPKSKTPFICGYCNKAFRDSYHLRRHESCHTGIKMVSRPKKTQSAPTMVPLIATVPRENSGNSSYITTVAGILTTATTSTATGTSIMTPMQHQQQQSIPKKPSKPVKKNHGCDMCGKAFRDVYHLNRHKLSHSDEKPFECPICHQRFKRKDRMTYHARSHDGGVHKPYICSVCGKGFSRPDHLSCHVKHVHSSERPFKCQVTACTSAFATKDRLRSHMIRHEGKVTCNICGKMLSAAYITSHLKTHGQASFSNHCNKGISDWQWNHSGPRKDANNMHNNSAATTPVTNSAAITSAINRGANTSNPVTIAAQMNITTSTVNITNPVNLGPVNLASVNIPTTGHMNIAHPVAITTPMPMNITGPLNIAMRPMESMPFLSQVLPSSPPW
- the vezf1b gene encoding vascular endothelial zinc finger 1b isoform X2; translated protein: MEPSWSTFLFQQANEALHHQHQVAANSLLPLLNSGTEPPDQKPVLPIPLDQKPPVSAAELLKDNVASGTGGGGGGGGGPPLAVIKKEPKSKTPFICGYCNKAFRDSYHLRRHESCHTGIKMVSRPKKTQSAPTMVPLIATVPRENSGNSSYITTVAGILTTATTSTATGTSIMTPMQHQQQQSIPKKPSKPVKKNHGCDMCGKAFRDVYHLNRHKLSHSDEKPFECPICHQRFKRKDRMTYHARSHDGGVHKPYICSVCGKGFSRPDHLSCHVKHVHSSERPFKCQVTACTSAFATKDRLRSHMIRHEGKVTCNICGKMLSAAYITSHLKTHGQASFSNHCNKGELTVGEILNNSFQVLIDNSHKDANNMHNNSAATTPVTNSAAITSAINRGANTSNPVTIAAQMNITTSTVNITNPVNLGPVNLASVNIPTTGHMNIAHPVAITTPMPMNITGPLNIAMRPMESMPFLSQVLPSSPPW
- the vezf1b gene encoding vascular endothelial zinc finger 1b isoform X1, with product MEPSWSTFLFQQANEALHHQHQVAANSLLPLLNSGTEPPDQKPVLPIPLDQKPPVSAAELLKDNVASGTGGGGGGGGGPPLAVIKKEPKSKTPFICGYCNKAFRDSYHLRRHESCHTGIKMVSRPKKTQSAPTMVPLIATVPRENSGNSSYITTVAGILTTATTSTATGTSIMTPMQHQQQQSIPKKPSKPVKKNHGCDMCGKAFRDVYHLNRHKLSHSDEKPFECPICHQRFKRKDRMTYHARSHDGGVHKPYICSVCGKGFSRPDHLSCHVKHVHSSERPFKCQVTACTSAFATKDRLRSHMIRHEGKVTCNICGKMLSAAYITSHLKTHGQASFSNHCNKGISDWQWNHSGPRKGELTVGEILNNSFQVLIDNSHKDANNMHNNSAATTPVTNSAAITSAINRGANTSNPVTIAAQMNITTSTVNITNPVNLGPVNLASVNIPTTGHMNIAHPVAITTPMPMNITGPLNIAMRPMESMPFLSQVLPSSPPW
- the vezf1b gene encoding vascular endothelial zinc finger 1b isoform X4, whose protein sequence is MEPSWSTFLFQQANEALHHQHQVAANSLLPLLNSGTEPPDQKPVLPIPLDQKPPVSAAELLKDNVASGTGGGGGGGGGPPLAVIKKEPKSKTPFICGYCNKAFRDSYHLRRHESCHTGIKMVSRPKKTQSAPTMVPLIATVPRENSGNSSYITTVAGILTTATTSTATGTSIMTPMQHQQQQSIPKKPSKPVKKNHGCDMCGKAFRDVYHLNRHKLSHSDEKPFECPICHQRFKRKDRMTYHARSHDGGVHKPYICSVCGKGFSRPDHLSCHVKHVHSSERPFKCQVTACTSAFATKDRLRSHMIRHEGKVTCNICGKMLSAAYITSHLKTHGQASFSNHCNKDANNMHNNSAATTPVTNSAAITSAINRGANTSNPVTIAAQMNITTSTVNITNPVNLGPVNLASVNIPTTGHMNIAHPVAITTPMPMNITGPLNIAMRPMESMPFLSQVLPSSPPW